The genome window GGATGAAGCGCAAGCAGGTGACAACATAGGGGTATTATTAAGAGGAGTACAGAGGGACGAAGTAGAGAGAGGGCAAGTATTAGCGAAGCCAGGGACGATAAAGCCGCACACGAAATTTGAGGCGCAAGTTTACGTATTGACGAAAGAAGAGGGAGGAAGGCACACACCATTTTTCAATGGATACAGGCCACAATTTTACTTTAGGACGACAGACGTGACAGGGGTAATAAACTTACCGGATGGAGTAGAGATGGTGATGCCAGGGGACCATGTAACGATAAAAGTAGAGTTAATAACACCGATAGCGATGGAAGAAGGTTTGAAGTTTGCTATAAGAGAAGGCGGCCGTACAGTAGGTGCTGGCGTCGTGTCAGCTATCATAGAATAGCATCATATTTTTGTGCTAATAGCAGCGGCTATTAGCACAAAAATATTGATATGTCAAGTCTTGCAATGAGTTAGAACTTGAGATAAAATATTAAAGCTGGTTTGTAGGTAAGATTTTTTTTTGACAATAAAACGCCTGGATATGTGGATATAGAAAAGTGTTGAGGATTGATAGAAGGAGGGAAAGTAAAATGCCCAAGCAAAAAATTCGCATACGTTTGAAGGCTTTTGACCATGCTATTTTAGATCAATCGGCTCAAAAGATAGTGGAGACTGCAAAGAGGACGGGTGCTGAGGTTTCCGGGCCTATTCCATTGCCAACAGAAAAAGATATTATAACCATTTTGAGAGCTCCTCACAAATATAAAGATTCAAGAGAGCAATTTGAGATAAGAACTCATAAGAGATTAATTGATATTTTGAACCCAACACCTAAGACAGTAGATGCTCTTATGAGATTAGATTTACCATCTGGTGTAGATATTGAAATAAAACTGTAAAAGGCAGCAAGTGAAAAAGCAAGAAAATAAAAAAGAAATTAAGACGCAAAAGCGTCCGCTGATTTCAGGAGGTGGATAGAATAATGAAGAAAGGTATTTTAGGTAGAAAGCATGGGATGACACAAATATTTGATGAAAAGGGTGAAGTCATTCCAGTAACAGTGATTGAAGCTGGTCCTTGTGTTGTTGTTCAGAAAAAAACCGTTGAGGC of Thermoanaerobacter uzonensis DSM 18761 contains these proteins:
- the rpsJ gene encoding 30S ribosomal protein S10, producing MPKQKIRIRLKAFDHAILDQSAQKIVETAKRTGAEVSGPIPLPTEKDIITILRAPHKYKDSREQFEIRTHKRLIDILNPTPKTVDALMRLDLPSGVDIEIKL
- a CDS encoding EF-Tu C-terminal domain-related protein encodes the protein ALKALECGCGKRECEWCGKIWELMDVVDEYIPTPERDIDKPFLMPVEDVFTITGRGTVATGRVERGKIKVGDEVEIIGLTTESRKTVVTGVEMFRKTMDEAQAGDNIGVLLRGVQRDEVERGQVLAKPGTIKPHTKFEAQVYVLTKEEGGRHTPFFNGYRPQFYFRTTDVTGVINLPDGVEMVMPGDHVTIKVELITPIAMEEGLKFAIREGGRTVGAGVVSAIIE